CGCCTGCAGAAGCGCATCGAGGTCGTCGTGCAGCTGGAGGTGTGGGACGGGAACGCCACCTACGACCGCACCGGGCTCGATCCCCAGTTCATCGACATCCTGGGCGTGCCCGTCCCCAAGGTCACCATCCCGCTGGTGCCGGGGAAGAACATCACCGTCGTCTGCGAGGTGGTGGCCATGAACCACCTGCTGAAATACTCCGGCCACGACACCGCGGCGCTGTTCAACCGGCGGCTGCAGGCGCGGATGGCCGGAAGCTCGGAGTACCTGGAGGAAGACTATGAGTGAGCCGGTGCGCGGCGTGGTGGTGGCGCACGGGTCGCTGGCGCAGGGGCTGGTGTCGTCGGTCCTGGCCATCAGCGGCGTGGAGGGCGAGGCGCTGCGGCCGCTGTCGAACGAGGGCTCGGGCCCCGAGGCGCTGCAGGCGCGCGTCAACGAGGCGCTGGGCAGCGAGGGGCCGGCCATCGTCTTCACCGACCTGGGAAGCGGGAGCTGCGCCTTCTGCGCGCGCCGCATCGCCCTGGAGCGGCCGGAGACGGCGATCGTCACGGGGGTCAATCTCCCCGTTCTCCTCGACTTCGTCTTCCACCGCGAGATGCCGCTGGGCGAACTGGTGGAGCGGCTGGTGGAGAAGGGGCGCGGGGGGATCACCGGCGCGCACCGGGAGGCGGCGGCGCATGCCGATCGTGCTGTTTAGGGTCGACGAGCGACTGATCCACGGCCAGGTGGTCGTGGGCTGGGGCGGCCCCCTGCACGCCGACCGCATCGTGGTGGTGGACGACGAGCTCGCGGCCAGTCCGTGGGAGCAGGAGCTGTACTGCCTGGGCGTGCCGCCCGAGATCGAGGCGCGCTTCCTCACCGTCGCCGCCGCGCGCGGCGACGTCCCCGCGTGGAAGGCCGACGCCAAGCGCACCATCGTCCTCGTCCGCGACGTGGAGACGGCCGCGCGGATCGCCGACGGCGGCGTGCTGGCGGGCGAGGAGGTGAACCTGGGCGGGATCCACCACGCCGAGGGGCGCGCGCGCATCCTCCCGTACCTCCATCTCCGGCCGGACGAGCGCGCGCGGCTCGACGAGATCGCCGCCACCGGCGCCGAGGTCTCCGCCCGTGACCTCCCCGCGTCGAGGAAGGTGCCGCTGAAGGAGCTGCCGGCGGGGTGATCAGGCGGATCGGGCGAATGAATTCGCGGCAACAACGGCCCGAAGTCCGCCTTCGCGGACTCCCGCGGGCGGCATTCGTCCCGGAGGCGGCTGACGAACGAGCGACACCCCTCCGGGTGTGATCCTGAGGGCGCGGCACACCGGAGCAGCGTAGGAGCAGATATCTGCCGCGCCCGAAGGATCTTGCAGGGGTTGGGATGATGTCCGCGCGGACGCGCCGGCATCTTCGCGGGATCGAGTAGATCCTTCGGTCGGCGCCAGGTACTGGTGCGGACGCGAGTTCGGCGCGGCGCCTCCCTCAGGATGACAGCAGTTGGTCGGATGGCCGGGGGACCATCGGGCGGGCAGGATGCCAGCCAATCGCGCCGAAGCCGCTCCGCGCGCTGAGGTCTCCCCCTCCCCCAGTCGGTTTTGGGGGAGGGGGCTGGGGGGAGAGGGCGCGATGCGGCGTACGCGCGGAAATCGTTCAGCGTGACGGATTTCCGCGATCGCGGACGATGGACTCCGTGTGATTCGACGCCGGTAACGGTTCGGGAACGATCGGGCACGACGGGATGAAGCCTTCTTCGCTGACGAGACACCGGACGGTATGATCCCCACCGCCGCGCAGATCGCCGTGCTGGCCCTGGTCGGAGGCCTCGTCGCGCTCGACGGGACCTCGGTGGGGCAGTTCATGGTCTCGCGCCCGTTCGTGGCCGCGGCGCTGGGGGGGCTGGTGGTCGGGCGGCCGGGGCTGGGAATGGCCGTGGGGATCGTGCTCGAGGCGCTGCACCTGGCCGTCCTTCCCGTCGGCGCGGCGAAGTATCCCGAGGGCGGGCCGCCGGCGGTGGCCGCGGGCGCGGTGTTCGCCGCGTCGCAGTCCCCGCCCGTGGCCGCGGGGGCGACGCTGCTCGTGGCCGTCCTCGTGGCCCTGGCGCTGGAGTGGTTCGGCGGGCACACGGTGGAGTGGATGCGGCAGTTCAACGTGCGCTTCGCCGGCGCGCCGCCGGAGGGGCTCACGCCCGGAGAAGTCGCGCGGCGCCACGGGATTCCCATCGCGGTGGACTTCCTGCGCGGCGCGGCGCTCACGCTGGCCGGCGTGGTGATCCTGGGGGTGCTGCTGCGCGCGATCGACTTCTCCGGCTTCCCCGAGATCGCCGTGGGCACGGTCGTCCGCCTGTCGGTCGTCGCGGGATTGGCGTCGGCGCTGCGGCTGTTCGGGCGGGCGCACTACCCGCTCTTCTTCGCGGGCGCCGCGGCGGGGGCGGTGGTGGCGTGGCTGAGGTGACGGGGCCGGGCGCGGGCGTGCGGCGGCGCATGCTGCTGCGCTCGTTCGCCGTGCAGGGAAGCTGGAACTACCAGACCCTGATCGGCACCGGGCTGGCCTTCGTCCTGGTCCCCGCGCTCCGCGATGTCTACCGGGGGGATGCGGACGGGCTGCGCGCGGCGCTGGGGCGCCACGCGGAGCTCTTCAACAGCCATCCGTACCTGGCCGCGGTGGCCGCCGGCGCCATCGCCCGGCTGGAGGCCGACCGCGTGCCGGCGGAGACGGTGGCGCGCTTCAAGGCCGCCGTGCGCGGCTCGCTGGGCACGCTGGGCGACCGGCTGGTGTGGCTGATGTGGCGCCCGATGTCGGTGCTCCTGGGCGTCTCGCTGGTCCTCGCCGGCGCCGCGTGGTGGATCGGCGCGCTGGCGTTCCTGGGAGTGTTCAACGCGCTCCACCTGTGGATGCGCGCCTGGGGGTTGAAGGCCGGCCTGCGCGACGGGCTGCAGATCGGCGGCACGCTGCGCGGCGTGCCCTTCCAGCGCCTGGGCGACCGCGCGGCGCAGATCGGCGCGCTCCTGGCCGGCTTCGCCGCGGCGCTGGCCGCGGCGCCGCGGGGCTCGCACGCGTGGGAATGGGGCGCCGGCCTCGTCGCCGGCGTGCTGGGGATCGCGCTGGGGCGCCGCGTGCGCGCCGTGGCCGCGGGCGCGATGGTGCTGGCGCTCCTGGCGGGGCTCGTCCTCGCTCGTACCTGATCGCCGGATGGGGATGGAAACGAACAGCGAAGTGCAGATCGTGAACAAGTACGGGCTCCACGCGCGCCCCGCCGCGGAGCTCGTGAAGCTGGCCAACCGCTTCCGCTCCGACGTCTGGATCCGCAAGGAAGACGTGGAGGTGAGCGGGAAGAGCATCATGGGGGTGATGATGCTGGCGGCCGAGTGTGGCAGCACGGTGCAGATCCGCGCCCGCGGCGAGGACTCGCGCGAGGCGGTGGACGCCCTGGTGCAGCTCATCCAGAACCGGTTCGGAGAGGACTGACGCCCGTGAGCCTGGTCCGCGACGGGATCCCGGCCGCGCCGGGGATCGTGATCGCCCCCGCGCGCGTGCTGCGCTGGGAGGTGCCGCGCGTGCCGCACGGCGCCACCGTTCCCGCCGAACGGGTGGAAGACGAGGTCCAGCGCTTCGTCGACGCCTGCCAATGGGCGCAGGAGCGCATCCGCGAGCTGCAGCGCCGCACCGCCGACAAGATGGGCGAGGTCGAGGCGCAGATCTTCGAGCCGCAGCTGCTGATGCTCGAGGACGTGGACCTGGTGCAGGGCACCATCGGCTACATCCGCGAGAACCACCTCACCGCCGAGCGCGCCTTCGAGTGGCGCGTGCTGGAGTGGGAGAGTGCCCTCTCGCACTCGTCGCACCCGATGGTGCTGGACCGGCTGAACGACCTGGCCGACGTGCAGAACCGCGTGCAGCGCCGGCTGATGGCGCTCCCCGACCCCGACATCGGCTCGCGCGCGGCCGACCACAAGCACGTCATCCTCGTCGCCCGCGAGCTGACGCCGTCCATCACCGTGCAGCTCGATCCCGAGCACGTGATCGGCATCGCCACCGACCTGGGGACGCGCACCTCGCACAGCGCCATCCT
This window of the Longimicrobium sp. genome carries:
- a CDS encoding HPr family phosphocarrier protein gives rise to the protein METNSEVQIVNKYGLHARPAAELVKLANRFRSDVWIRKEDVEVSGKSIMGVMMLAAECGSTVQIRARGEDSREAVDALVQLIQNRFGED
- a CDS encoding PEP-utilizing enzyme; its protein translation is MSLVRDGIPAAPGIVIAPARVLRWEVPRVPHGATVPAERVEDEVQRFVDACQWAQERIRELQRRTADKMGEVEAQIFEPQLLMLEDVDLVQGTIGYIRENHLTAERAFEWRVLEWESALSHSSHPMVLDRLNDLADVQNRVQRRLMALPDPDIGSRAADHKHVILVARELTPSITVQLDPEHVIGIATDLGTRTSHSAILARSLDIPCVVSLGDLSDQVRDGQEVILDGRSGRVIVNPTEQDTAAYRERDFAIREWEQELVLLAHMPSM
- a CDS encoding PTS system mannose/fructose/sorbose family transporter subunit IID, encoding MAEVTGPGAGVRRRMLLRSFAVQGSWNYQTLIGTGLAFVLVPALRDVYRGDADGLRAALGRHAELFNSHPYLAAVAAGAIARLEADRVPAETVARFKAAVRGSLGTLGDRLVWLMWRPMSVLLGVSLVLAGAAWWIGALAFLGVFNALHLWMRAWGLKAGLRDGLQIGGTLRGVPFQRLGDRAAQIGALLAGFAAALAAAPRGSHAWEWGAGLVAGVLGIALGRRVRAVAAGAMVLALLAGLVLART
- a CDS encoding PTS sugar transporter subunit IIC — its product is MIPTAAQIAVLALVGGLVALDGTSVGQFMVSRPFVAAALGGLVVGRPGLGMAVGIVLEALHLAVLPVGAAKYPEGGPPAVAAGAVFAASQSPPVAAGATLLVAVLVALALEWFGGHTVEWMRQFNVRFAGAPPEGLTPGEVARRHGIPIAVDFLRGAALTLAGVVILGVLLRAIDFSGFPEIAVGTVVRLSVVAGLASALRLFGRAHYPLFFAGAAAGAVVAWLR
- a CDS encoding PTS sugar transporter subunit IIB gives rise to the protein MPIVLFRVDERLIHGQVVVGWGGPLHADRIVVVDDELAASPWEQELYCLGVPPEIEARFLTVAAARGDVPAWKADAKRTIVLVRDVETAARIADGGVLAGEEVNLGGIHHAEGRARILPYLHLRPDERARLDEIAATGAEVSARDLPASRKVPLKELPAG